A part of Desulfobacter sp. genomic DNA contains:
- a CDS encoding CBS domain-containing protein, translating into MPIYRERSVLSGMTVASAMQKSVVSTGPDTPVDRCVRMMIKSKADAVLVAGAGGDALGVVSKTDVMGAFYAGLPVDIRAGDMMMGPVQTCGPEEKIHRVLDRMKRRSIHQVFVKDAGSGETIGKLEYSDIVGLLYRYCRNCAKSRRRPREIESLRLPRLNVASVMTTGIDVCREDDSLYAVMDLLSQGNIKAVPVVDRADAALGLISKTDLVLAYARGVSPDRPAREMMNAPLISCGPEEQLARAILKMFFADIGHLFVAAGESGKIVGVLSLSDAARFRSGTCRACSAGRLV; encoded by the coding sequence ATGCCGATCTACAGGGAACGCAGCGTATTGTCCGGAATGACCGTGGCCAGCGCCATGCAGAAGTCCGTCGTCAGCACGGGGCCGGATACCCCGGTGGACCGGTGCGTCCGGATGATGATCAAGTCCAAAGCCGATGCCGTCCTGGTGGCCGGTGCCGGCGGAGACGCCCTGGGCGTGGTGTCCAAAACCGATGTCATGGGGGCCTTTTATGCCGGCCTGCCCGTGGACATCCGGGCCGGGGATATGATGATGGGGCCGGTGCAGACCTGCGGGCCGGAGGAAAAAATTCACCGGGTGCTGGACCGCATGAAACGCCGGTCCATCCACCAGGTCTTTGTGAAAGATGCCGGCAGCGGCGAAACCATCGGGAAACTGGAATATTCCGATATCGTCGGGCTGCTGTACCGGTATTGCCGGAACTGCGCAAAAAGCCGGCGCCGTCCAAGGGAGATCGAATCACTGCGCCTGCCCCGGCTGAATGTGGCGTCGGTGATGACCACCGGCATTGATGTATGCAGGGAGGACGACAGCCTCTATGCTGTGATGGACCTGCTCTCCCAGGGCAATATCAAGGCGGTGCCCGTTGTGGACCGTGCCGATGCCGCCCTGGGGCTGATTTCAAAAACAGACCTGGTGCTGGCCTATGCCAGGGGGGTGTCGCCGGACCGGCCGGCACGGGAGATGATGAATGCGCCTCTGATTTCCTGCGGCCCCGAAGAACAGCTGGCCCGTGCCATATTGAAGATGTTTTTTGCCGATATCGGCCATCTGTTTGTTGCCGCCGGGGAATCCGGAAAAATTGTGGGGGTGCTTTCCCTCTCCGATGCCGCCCGGTTCAGATCAGGCACCTGCCGGGCCTGCAGTGCCGGGCGGCTGGTGTAG
- a CDS encoding PLP-dependent aminotransferase family protein: MKNQEGKFLYSDLADRIQARIESGGYRLSEKLPSLRALCRTTGYSMTTVLQAYVELEKRGIVESRHRSGYFIRPRRKRLRPVPEIRDHEVVPVKVTMDRLIHELTRDMSDPGVLKLGGVTVAPGHLPVKRLHSHLRTISKKESPGLIAGYAHPQGDGLLRHQISNLLFPILPHITQEDIIITNGCTEALDMSLKAVAEPGAAIIVESPTDPWLRQIIMDSRMYALEIPADPVTGIDLDRMAAILDREKIAACIMNPNCQNPLGFIMPDDNKKRALSLLSARGIPIIENDICGDIYFGASRPNPVKKWDDQGNVLYCSSFSKVLAPGLRIGWVVPGRFKKIIKRMKLNRSLISPTLNQALVAAYLKEGTYDRHLRRLRETIRRQHGYCAAAVHRYFPASVKMTSPAGGLSLWLELPRGVSGREVYFEAKKKGISILPGFLCSSFDAFERYIRIGYGRVWDQEVEDAVAQIGKIVYQLADKNSVTKA, translated from the coding sequence GTGAAAAACCAAGAGGGAAAATTCCTTTATTCGGATCTGGCGGACAGGATTCAGGCCCGCATTGAAAGCGGGGGATACCGGCTCTCGGAAAAGCTGCCCTCGCTCAGGGCCCTTTGCCGGACCACGGGATACTCCATGACCACGGTGCTTCAGGCCTATGTGGAGCTGGAAAAGCGGGGCATTGTGGAGTCCCGGCACCGGTCCGGGTATTTTATCCGGCCGCGGCGGAAACGGCTGCGGCCCGTGCCGGAAATCCGGGACCACGAGGTGGTGCCCGTCAAGGTGACCATGGACCGGCTGATCCATGAACTCACCCGTGATATGAGCGACCCCGGCGTACTCAAGCTGGGGGGCGTCACCGTGGCCCCGGGGCATCTGCCGGTGAAACGGCTGCACAGCCACCTGCGCACCATTTCCAAAAAAGAGAGCCCCGGGCTCATCGCCGGATATGCCCATCCCCAGGGGGACGGGCTGCTCCGGCACCAGATATCCAACCTGCTTTTTCCCATCCTTCCCCATATTACCCAGGAGGATATCATCATCACCAACGGCTGCACCGAGGCCCTGGACATGAGCCTCAAGGCCGTGGCCGAACCCGGCGCCGCCATCATTGTGGAATCCCCCACAGATCCCTGGCTGAGGCAGATCATCATGGATTCCCGGATGTATGCCCTGGAAATTCCCGCCGATCCGGTCACGGGCATCGACCTGGACCGGATGGCGGCCATACTGGACAGGGAAAAGATCGCCGCCTGCATCATGAACCCCAATTGTCAGAATCCCCTGGGCTTTATCATGCCCGACGACAACAAAAAACGGGCCCTCTCCCTGCTGTCGGCCAGGGGGATTCCCATCATAGAAAACGATATCTGCGGCGACATCTACTTTGGTGCATCCCGGCCCAACCCCGTAAAAAAATGGGATGACCAGGGCAATGTGCTCTATTGCTCCTCCTTTTCCAAGGTGCTGGCCCCGGGGCTGCGCATCGGCTGGGTGGTGCCGGGACGGTTTAAAAAAATCATCAAGCGGATGAAGCTGAACCGCTCTTTGATTTCCCCCACCCTGAACCAGGCCCTGGTGGCCGCCTACCTCAAGGAGGGCACCTATGATCGCCACCTGCGCCGGCTGAGGGAAACCATCCGGCGCCAGCACGGCTATTGCGCCGCCGCCGTCCACCGTTACTTCCCGGCATCCGTTAAAATGACCTCTCCGGCAGGGGGGCTCTCCCTCTGGCTGGAACTGCCCCGGGGGGTGTCCGGCCGGGAGGTTTATTTTGAGGCCAAAAAAAAGGGGATCTCCATTCTCCCGGGGTTTTTATGCTCCAGCTTTGATGCCTTTGAGCGGTATATCCGCATCGGCTACGGCAGGGTCTGGGACCAGGAGGTGGAGGATGCCGTTGCGCAAATCGGAAAGATCGTGTACCAATTGGCCGACAAGAATTCCGTAACCAAGGCATAG
- a CDS encoding CBS domain-containing protein, with product MYVQDVMDTKFRCLHPGQSIAQAVAEFRAAGEEMKKKIFGMMVIDDGDRLAGMVSMYDILLFIRPKHIRILGEMEDIDLDRIFDGINKRIQNIRVEDLMSTELTTVRPDTHLFMAMDIMVRKHLRRVPVVDGERVVGMLYRGDLFNRLMDRLILEWEV from the coding sequence ATGTATGTTCAGGACGTGATGGATACGAAATTCCGCTGCCTGCATCCCGGGCAGAGCATTGCCCAAGCCGTGGCCGAATTCAGGGCTGCGGGAGAGGAAATGAAAAAGAAAATTTTCGGCATGATGGTCATTGACGACGGGGACCGGCTGGCGGGCATGGTCTCCATGTACGATATCCTGCTTTTCATCCGGCCCAAGCATATCCGCATCCTGGGAGAGATGGAGGATATTGACCTGGACCGGATCTTTGACGGGATCAATAAACGGATTCAGAACATCCGGGTGGAGGATCTCATGTCAACGGAGCTTACGACGGTCCGGCCGGATACCCACCTGTTCATGGCTATGGACATCATGGTGAGAAAGCACCTGAGGCGGGTGCCCGTGGTGGACGGGGAGCGGGTGGTGGGGATGCTTTACCGGGGGGATCTTTTTAACCGGCTCATGGACAGGCTGATTCTGGAATGGGAGGTCTGA
- a CDS encoding MFS transporter permease — protein MAPHHKTIVIPKEKAVFRMDGNGIWHNEHGRFEHPKIISHFNRSIQKDNQGYFLSQMIDDQREEKVYFPYEETAVFAVDVRSKDTGNEGETIVLVLNTTDRFPLDPSTLFIRNDSLYIDAPDHLIKFSQQALAKMVRRLEDTDQGLALKMGGTETLIPQR, from the coding sequence ATGGCCCCGCACCACAAAACCATTGTCATCCCCAAAGAAAAAGCCGTCTTCCGCATGGACGGCAACGGCATCTGGCACAACGAACACGGCCGGTTCGAGCACCCGAAAATCATCAGCCATTTCAACCGGTCCATCCAAAAGGATAACCAGGGATACTTTCTAAGTCAGATGATTGACGACCAGCGGGAGGAAAAGGTCTATTTCCCCTATGAGGAGACCGCTGTTTTTGCGGTGGATGTCAGATCAAAGGACACCGGCAACGAAGGGGAGACAATCGTTTTGGTTCTCAACACCACCGACAGGTTTCCCCTTGATCCTTCCACCCTGTTCATCCGGAACGACAGCCTCTATATCGACGCCCCCGACCACCTGATCAAATTCAGCCAGCAGGCCCTGGCTAAAATGGTCCGGCGCCTGGAGGATACGGACCAGGGACTGGCGTTGAAAATGGGCGGCACCGAGACCCTGATTCCCCAGCGGTAA
- a CDS encoding endonuclease/exonuclease/phosphatase family protein, with protein sequence MNTQATVDQISIMTMNLRFGLAKDGDNGWDRRRELVRRLLGRYPVDLICFQEVNHFQAAFLKETLSGYGHIGHYNREVPWWQSNMIFYREDWTCLGSRHHFLSHTPDIPSKLDGSKWPRQCVVGWFEKQGQQILAANTHFDFDAGVQAESAGLVMAFIDTFPPGLPALVCGDFNAEPDSPAADRFSAGGFHEVFSGEEITTFHEFKGGRNGPHIDWILYRGGLEKQGARVLDDDFSGRFPSDHYPVQARFTLEARAR encoded by the coding sequence ATGAATACCCAGGCAACCGTTGACCAGATCAGTATCATGACCATGAACCTCAGGTTCGGCCTGGCCAAGGACGGGGACAACGGCTGGGACCGGCGGCGGGAACTGGTCCGGCGTCTCCTCGGCCGGTATCCGGTTGACCTTATCTGCTTTCAGGAGGTGAACCATTTCCAGGCGGCATTTCTGAAGGAGACCCTGAGCGGGTACGGCCACATCGGCCATTACAACAGGGAGGTCCCCTGGTGGCAGTCCAATATGATTTTTTACCGGGAGGACTGGACCTGCCTGGGCAGCCGCCACCATTTTTTAAGCCACACCCCGGATATCCCCTCAAAGCTTGACGGGTCGAAATGGCCCCGGCAGTGCGTGGTGGGCTGGTTTGAAAAGCAGGGGCAGCAGATCCTGGCGGCCAATACCCATTTTGATTTTGACGCCGGGGTGCAGGCGGAAAGCGCCGGCCTGGTCATGGCGTTTATCGATACCTTCCCCCCGGGGCTGCCGGCCCTGGTCTGCGGGGATTTCAATGCGGAACCGGACTCTCCGGCGGCCGACCGGTTTTCTGCCGGGGGATTCCATGAGGTCTTTTCCGGGGAGGAGATCACCACTTTCCATGAGTTCAAGGGGGGGCGCAATGGCCCCCACATCGACTGGATCCTCTATCGGGGAGGCCTGGAGAAGCAGGGGGCCCGGGTCCTTGACGATGACTTTTCAGGCCGGTTCCCCTCGGACCATTATCCGGTCCAGGCCCGCTTTACCCTTGAGGCCCGGGCCAGATGA
- a CDS encoding superoxide dismutase, which translates to MPHTLPSLGYDYDALEPFIDAKTMEIHHTKHHQTYVDKLNAALKGHDELAALPVEKLISDLSRVPEEIRTAVRNHGGGHANHSFFWPLLKKETAPGGAVIEAINRDFTSFEAFREEFSQKAALLFGSGWTWLVADRGKLAVMATPNQDNPLSVGKTPILGLDVWEHAYYLKYQNRRPDYIKAFFDIINWDQVNRNFLDAS; encoded by the coding sequence ATGCCCCATACCCTGCCATCACTCGGATATGACTACGATGCGCTGGAACCCTTTATTGACGCCAAAACAATGGAGATCCACCACACCAAACACCACCAGACCTATGTGGATAAACTCAACGCCGCCCTCAAGGGCCATGACGAACTGGCGGCATTGCCCGTGGAAAAACTGATCTCCGATCTCTCCCGGGTGCCCGAAGAAATCCGCACCGCCGTGCGCAACCACGGCGGCGGCCATGCCAACCACAGCTTCTTCTGGCCCCTGCTCAAAAAAGAGACCGCACCGGGCGGCGCCGTCATTGAGGCCATCAACCGGGACTTCACCAGCTTTGAGGCCTTCAGGGAGGAATTCTCCCAGAAAGCCGCGCTCCTGTTCGGATCGGGCTGGACCTGGCTGGTGGCCGACCGGGGAAAACTTGCCGTCATGGCAACCCCCAACCAGGACAATCCCCTCAGTGTCGGGAAAACCCCGATCCTGGGCCTGGATGTCTGGGAGCATGCCTATTACCTGAAATACCAGAACCGGAGGCCGGATTACATCAAGGCCTTTTTCGACATCATCAACTGGGACCAGGTCAACCGCAACTTTCTGGATGCATCCTGA
- a CDS encoding methylenetetrahydrofolate reductase: MALSGKFGKKFIITTELGPVKGVDTGASLEKARGYLPLDAINIHDCPMGNLRISAVSMGSLIQSGLGIDAVPHFTCRDRSLLGTQADLLGAHALGIRHILVTTGDPPKHGPYPSKAVYDYNTFDLVRLIKKMNSGLDYNDKEFGGNTDFTVSCTAMPIAKKREAELERMQKKIDAGADFFQTQVVYDAERTIEFLKDAKSLGKPVLVGIMPLKSVKMAKFMTQNVEGIDVPDHIIDRMENQGASGIDIACDFIKEIIGHADGIHIMAMGDIAGTNKIIESTNTLR, encoded by the coding sequence ATGGCCCTGTCCGGAAAATTCGGCAAAAAGTTTATCATCACCACTGAGCTTGGACCTGTCAAAGGCGTGGACACCGGGGCGTCCCTGGAAAAAGCCAGGGGGTATCTGCCCCTGGACGCCATTAACATCCATGACTGCCCCATGGGAAACCTGCGGATCAGCGCCGTTTCCATGGGAAGCCTCATCCAGAGCGGCCTGGGCATTGACGCCGTCCCCCATTTCACCTGCCGGGACCGCAGCCTTCTGGGCACCCAGGCCGACCTGCTCGGCGCCCATGCCCTGGGGATTCGCCACATCCTGGTGACCACCGGCGATCCCCCCAAGCACGGCCCCTATCCCTCCAAGGCGGTTTACGATTACAATACCTTTGACCTGGTACGGCTGATCAAAAAAATGAATTCGGGCCTGGACTATAACGATAAGGAATTCGGCGGCAATACGGATTTCACCGTCTCCTGCACGGCCATGCCCATTGCCAAAAAGCGGGAAGCGGAACTGGAACGGATGCAAAAAAAAATCGACGCCGGCGCAGACTTCTTCCAGACCCAGGTGGTCTACGATGCCGAAAGGACCATTGAGTTCCTCAAGGACGCCAAATCTTTGGGCAAGCCCGTTCTGGTGGGCATCATGCCCCTGAAAAGCGTGAAAATGGCCAAATTCATGACCCAGAACGTAGAGGGCATAGACGTGCCGGACCATATCATCGACCGCATGGAAAACCAGGGGGCTTCGGGCATTGACATCGCCTGCGATTTTATAAAGGAAATCATCGGCCATGCCGACGGCATCCACATCATGGCCATGGGCGATATCGCCGGGACAAACAAGATTATCGAATCCACCAACACGCTGCGATAG
- a CDS encoding DUF3365 domain-containing protein, whose amino-acid sequence MKSITSKLLAAIGSIAILFSLLLFYAAYTQTRNRTYEVIGEQAAMALKFDLAIRSYVGNHIRPVLYDLIGEDDFILEAMSTSYAARSIFEDVRTEFPDYIIKFSSDNPRNPINQAGPEEMEIITLFNQTPDLKRWEGTITIQGKPYMAKFNARRMETSCALCHGDPADAPASIIEKYGPAAGFNRPMGRVIGMDMVAIPLTRISQQFWKEMGTTFIASLMGLLIFFVSIVMVIKHLVINRLATISGHFDRAAGESDYSKIPPIYTRGNDEISDLAMGFNTLSQKLKESYAALDKKVKDRTQTLEIVNQQLSQEIRERRKTEKALRDSEERFRTLHNASFGGIAIHDGGIILDCNQGLSQLTGYDREELIGMNGMALIAPDFRNQTLKKVYTESDRPYEVEGVRKDGTIYPLRIHAQNIPYRGRTVRVTEMRDITESRRAEEEKISAQKVAGEQKQLALVGQVAGKIAHDFNNILGIVMGNAELSLRHCSDEKIKKRLSLIFQQTQRGKNLTRNLVAFAKSQDPKQDFFNIKDKIDLVLNLLKKDLDGIRVVRKDEAGTPELLADPGMIEHALVNLLINAVHALSKTDAPEIVVQTWCKEDQIFIEIRDNGCGIPAEHLDRIYEPSFTLKGSRDKLNLYGSEIRGTGYGMANVKKYVRQHKGRITVSSQLDKGTVFTLSFPVIRKKLSRQEKQTVKQGLIHTSKQILLVEDEPAISGVQKTILTQAPCRHKVDTADSVAEAVALFDTNPYDLVSLDYILAGNGNGMDVYTHIRESDAKTPILFVSGNIEFLESLKPLTRKDTLAGHISKPCMNTEYLEAVNRMLDRRGHKV is encoded by the coding sequence GTGAAAAGTATTACCTCAAAGCTTTTGGCAGCCATCGGCAGCATCGCCATATTATTTTCGCTCCTTTTATTCTATGCCGCATATACCCAGACCCGGAACCGGACCTACGAGGTCATCGGCGAACAGGCCGCCATGGCCCTTAAATTCGACCTGGCCATCAGAAGCTATGTGGGAAACCACATCCGGCCGGTGCTTTACGACCTCATCGGCGAGGATGACTTCATCCTGGAGGCCATGTCCACCTCCTATGCGGCCCGGTCCATTTTTGAAGATGTGAGAACGGAATTTCCCGACTATATCATCAAATTTTCCTCGGATAATCCCAGAAACCCCATCAACCAGGCCGGCCCGGAAGAGATGGAAATCATAACGCTTTTCAACCAGACCCCGGACCTGAAACGCTGGGAAGGCACAATCACCATCCAGGGCAAGCCCTATATGGCCAAATTCAACGCCAGGCGGATGGAAACCTCCTGCGCCCTCTGCCACGGGGATCCCGCAGACGCGCCGGCCTCCATCATAGAAAAATACGGACCTGCTGCCGGATTCAACCGGCCCATGGGCCGGGTCATCGGCATGGACATGGTGGCCATCCCATTAACCCGCATTTCACAACAGTTCTGGAAGGAAATGGGCACCACATTTATCGCCAGTCTCATGGGGCTTCTGATCTTTTTCGTTTCCATCGTCATGGTGATTAAACACCTGGTCATCAACCGGCTGGCCACCATATCCGGCCACTTTGACCGCGCCGCAGGGGAGTCCGATTATTCTAAAATCCCCCCCATTTACACCCGGGGAAACGACGAAATCTCCGACCTGGCCATGGGATTCAACACCCTTTCCCAAAAACTGAAAGAAAGCTACGCCGCCCTAGACAAAAAGGTAAAGGACCGGACCCAGACCCTTGAAATCGTCAACCAGCAGCTCTCCCAGGAAATCAGGGAACGCCGGAAAACGGAAAAGGCGCTCAGGGACAGCGAGGAACGGTTCCGCACCCTGCACAATGCCTCCTTCGGCGGTATTGCCATCCATGACGGCGGCATCATCCTGGACTGCAACCAGGGACTTTCCCAGCTCACCGGCTATGACAGGGAAGAACTCATCGGCATGAACGGCATGGCCCTCATTGCCCCGGATTTTCGTAACCAGACACTGAAAAAGGTATATACCGAATCCGACCGCCCCTATGAAGTGGAAGGGGTCCGCAAAGACGGCACCATCTATCCCCTGCGGATCCACGCCCAGAACATCCCCTACCGGGGCAGGACGGTCCGCGTCACGGAAATGAGGGACATCACCGAAAGCCGCCGGGCCGAGGAGGAAAAAATAAGCGCCCAGAAGGTGGCCGGCGAACAGAAACAGCTGGCCCTGGTGGGCCAGGTGGCCGGAAAAATCGCCCATGACTTCAACAATATCCTGGGCATTGTCATGGGCAACGCAGAACTCTCCCTGCGCCACTGCAGCGATGAAAAGATAAAAAAACGGCTGTCACTCATCTTCCAGCAGACCCAGAGGGGCAAAAACCTCACCCGGAACCTGGTGGCTTTTGCCAAAAGCCAGGATCCCAAACAGGATTTTTTCAACATCAAAGATAAAATCGATCTGGTCCTGAACCTGCTCAAAAAAGACCTGGACGGCATCCGGGTGGTCCGAAAGGATGAGGCGGGGACGCCCGAACTCCTGGCAGACCCGGGCATGATCGAACACGCCCTGGTCAACCTGCTCATTAATGCCGTCCATGCCCTGAGTAAAACAGACGCGCCCGAGATCGTCGTCCAGACCTGGTGCAAAGAAGACCAGATCTTCATTGAGATCCGGGACAACGGATGCGGGATCCCCGCGGAACACCTGGACCGGATCTATGAACCCTCCTTCACCCTCAAGGGCAGCCGGGACAAGCTGAATCTCTACGGCAGTGAGATCCGGGGAACGGGATACGGCATGGCCAATGTGAAAAAATATGTCCGCCAGCACAAGGGCAGGATCACCGTGTCATCACAGCTGGATAAAGGTACGGTCTTCACCCTCTCCTTCCCCGTCATACGGAAAAAGCTGAGCCGGCAGGAAAAACAAACCGTCAAACAGGGCCTCATTCACACAAGCAAACAGATCCTCCTGGTGGAGGACGAGCCCGCCATTTCAGGTGTCCAAAAAACCATCCTCACCCAGGCCCCCTGCCGCCACAAGGTGGACACGGCCGATAGTGTGGCAGAGGCCGTCGCCCTTTTTGATACAAATCCATACGACCTGGTCAGCCTGGACTATATCCTGGCCGGCAACGGCAACGGCATGGATGTATATACCCATATCCGGGAATCCGATGCCAAAACGCCCATCCTATTTGTTTCGGGCAATATCGAATTCCTGGAATCCCTCAAGCCCCTGACACGGAAGGACACCTTGGCCGGGCATATCTCCAAGCCCTGCATGAACACCGAGTATCTGGAGGCGGTCAACCGGATGCTTGACCGCCGCGGGCATAAAGTATAG
- a CDS encoding phytochelatin synthase: MPLIYRYVVRILLMVRYSFHRLTRTGCFGPGQAEYFTPGPSEKKGPTLRAGLFRHHVKQFHESSCSVASVVSAVNTLAEHTRMPLDRPVTQQEILDRVRAAHWKERMGPDGHNGRRGLPIDILAEVVRASLTAYRIPHSRVEVVRGRGGKGTLAAKADIVAGLKAFQTRDDCLVIAHFDQGSFVKELNIPHISPVGGFDPTTGKVIILDVDPSQPRPYTLPFSRFYRGISTGYGGLFSHFGYGRGGIVIIHL, translated from the coding sequence ATGCCCCTTATCTACAGATATGTCGTCCGCATCCTGCTCATGGTGCGCTATTCTTTCCACCGCCTGACCCGCACCGGCTGTTTCGGTCCGGGCCAGGCCGAGTATTTCACCCCGGGACCGTCGGAAAAAAAGGGCCCCACCCTCAGGGCCGGACTGTTCCGCCACCATGTCAAACAGTTCCACGAGTCCTCATGTTCCGTGGCCTCGGTGGTTTCTGCAGTCAATACCCTGGCAGAACACACCCGGATGCCCTTGGACCGGCCCGTCACCCAGCAAGAGATCCTGGACCGGGTCAGGGCGGCCCACTGGAAGGAAAGAATGGGACCCGACGGCCACAACGGCAGAAGGGGGCTTCCCATTGACATCCTTGCAGAGGTGGTCCGGGCCAGCCTTACGGCTTACAGGATTCCCCATTCCAGGGTTGAGGTGGTCCGGGGCAGGGGCGGCAAAGGCACCTTGGCGGCCAAAGCGGATATTGTTGCCGGCCTGAAGGCGTTCCAGACCCGGGACGACTGCCTGGTCATCGCCCATTTCGACCAGGGCAGCTTCGTCAAGGAACTGAACATCCCCCATATTTCCCCGGTGGGGGGCTTTGACCCGACCACCGGAAAGGTCATTATCCTGGACGTGGACCCCTCCCAGCCCAGGCCTTACACCCTCCCCTTTTCAAGATTTTACCGGGGCATTTCCACGGGCTACGGCGGCCTCTTTTCCCATTTCGGCTACGGCCGGGGCGGGATAGTTATCATTCACCTTTAA